The Thermodesulfovibrionales bacterium genomic interval GGTCGAATGATCTCCCTCCCTCTGAAGAACATCGTGACCTTCGCCTTATTGCCGTCATCGAGGAAGCGTCTTATATTCCTTGCCTTTAGTTCGAGGTCATGGTCATCGATCTGCGGCCTCAACTTGACCTCCTTTACCTCGATCTTCTTGCCCGATGCATGTTTCTTTCCTAACTGGTATTTGTACTTGCCGAAGTCCATGATCTTGCAGACAGGCGGGACAGAGTTCGGCGCAACCTCGACAAGGTCGAGTTCCCGTTCCTCCGCAAGTCTCAGGGCTTCCCTTGTCGGAATAATGCCAGTCTGTTTCCCGTCGGCATCAATAAGCCGCACCGTTTTCGCATGAATTCTTTCGTTTACCCGTATGTCTTTTCCGATATCCTTTCCTATGATATCACCTCCTGAGTTTAATATCCTCGCACACAAGTTCCAAAAAACACTGTTCCGACAAGGGCGCAAGGGTTTCCCCGTTCCGCCTCCTGACGGACAGCTTCTCCTCTGAAGCTTCTTTGTCGCCTATTATAACCAAATAGGGGATCTTTCTGATAGTGGCGCCCCTGATCTTATGACCGATCTTTTCGTTCTCACTGTTTACCTCAGTCCGTATACCTTCAGCA includes:
- the infC gene encoding translation initiation factor IF-3, coding for MRPCRNSVFWNLCARILNSGGDIIGKDIGKDIRVNERIHAKTVRLIDADGKQTGIIPTREALRLAEERELDLVEVAPNSVPPVCKIMDFGKYKYQLGKKHASGKKIEVKEVKLRPQIDDHDLELKARNIRRFLDDGNKAKVTMFFRGREIIRPDLGMKVFDRLTQLLTGKFAVEQTPKLEGKNITMVVAPSSK